In a genomic window of Acropora muricata isolate sample 2 unplaced genomic scaffold, ASM3666990v1 scaffold_758, whole genome shotgun sequence:
- the LOC136908325 gene encoding uncharacterized protein: protein MSADELKELGNKLMRAHPPDYNGALSAYSRALATSQGKAAASILTNRSLAFLKLSQNDKALEDANLAIETDDQWVKGYWRKCSALMALERYEDVLDIAQEGFRLLKSDTACREFTAVWLKACHHIFGDYENVTKMPTGVTILSVNYFVILFASLDSRSSSSKAMTEESMASLLTRTAEEFEQILGAFGQPECHSLLVNWTEAVTAPLDPTISTIPDKLRDASFKKTKEFCAYLNALHVEILDIARPLVALAVIVILSRTYALNCANTCHRSIQYKLQMCLPIFEESILNTGDYIGLHLGTAAGYLDSFIGRPQNLLTTDLSLMEECCRNMDKLLDMYPTTAWEYTEVKDISTRVVANARNVLTARRSGIFVPSCGLPREPVKMNAEFARRDAHKRPDDVRKYITDRLKEVSGKCASELFIRDAEDLLQLTDVCRRLKHDRLAKEVFILGEKVMLVVLGLQMSRGLLSLDDIPPQVTTARQHVMMNVRLLKEINHALFIDVAIRWKSMLSELRAALIRHGLGRNYLNTYSNILNLQATGDLQKPYDPHVVDGMKNSHEANEMEFLRKHAFWCFKAVVEAPSAALIRAALEPDEMVLDYVLLGEYESSHVEAEEVLAMYLVVLGYGQDPQSFHLDSKKCAAAVSRWKVALNKSAAAMNVFDSKQEAELTDASIGVTATILPNSVVQKLKCEQVKHVYIAPDFMLTSIPLELLKDEESEFVFNTCSVSYITSSRELLREYMLNLVKRWTNELTVASLVNPTESHEKPHEPNDSNEVDKNRLESGKKSQDKDNDSQKELVSNISNINKVERLACDTPGKPQEKFTISGKEDEWDSEKDRKVSLANLIAIGTDESPTEATKLAIQYFNMQANPQKRQRPLVKCSSTESDNTDCVIVCDPNFDLADITFNDQSFIQKLMNLWKPSSSGRTVHHLRHSRDEGNNIEEILALMRPELNVQLISGDDATVSAILRLKSPLVVHISSHGVSEAKFSMCRGNFWDDTKSAVVLAGYNTYASRRYDEINLLAGSGMLSALAMSGLDLSETRLVVLSMCLSGIGAATFQESVCSLADAARAAGAQTVVATFWMVPDLDTAEFMKHFYNHLCQTGVRPSQALKEAREEMMQDQRFAHWFSWAPFACYGYDRPLFPKQE, encoded by the exons ATGTCAGCTGATGAGCTTAAGGAACTGGGGAACAAGCTCATGAGAGCACATCCACCAGACTATAATGGCGCCCTATCTGCCTACAGCCGTGCATTAGCAACGAGCCAAGGAAAGGCCGCTGCTTCCATCTTAACAAATCGAAGCCTAGCATTTTTGAAGCTTAGTCAGAATGACAAGGCTTTGGAGGATGCAAATCTTGCCATTGAGACAGATGATCAGTGGGTAAAAGGTTACTGGAGGAAGTGCTCAGCTCTTATGGCTCTTGAAAGATATGAAGATGTACTAGATATTGCTCAGGAGGGCTTTCGTCTCTTGAAGAGTGACACTGCGTGTCGCGAATTCACTGCTGTTTGGCTCAAAGCTTGTCACCATATTTTCGGGGATTATGAAAATGTAACCAAGATGCCAACAGGCGTCACCATTTTATCAGTtaattattttgtgattttgtttgCCTCGCTGGATTCCAGAAGCTCATCATCTAAAGCAATGACAGAAGAAAGCATGGCATCCCTTCTTACACGCACTGCAGAGGAATTTGAGCAAATCTTGGGAGCATTTGGCCAACCAGAGTGTCACTCATTGTTGGTGAACTGGACAGAAGCTGTAACAGCCCCACTAGACCCCACCATTTCAACAATACCTGACAAGTTGCGGGATGCCTCGTTCAAGAAAACCAAAGAGTTCTGCGCCTACTTAAATGCACTGCATGTGGAAATCCTGGACATAGCCCGACCTCTTGTAGCCTTGGCAGTCATAGTTATACTATCACGTACGTATGCACTGAATTGTGCCAATACTTGTCATCGCAGCATACAATACAAACTTCAGATGTGCTTGCCGATCTTTGAAGAATCCATACTGAATACCGGAGATTACATCGGTCTTCATCTTGGAACTGCGGCTGGCTATCTCGATTCTTTTATTGGAAGACCACAGAATCTCCTGACAACTGATTTGTCACTGATGGAGGAATGTTGCAGAAACATGGATAAATTGCTCGATATGTACCCAACGACAGCGTGGGAGTACACGGAGGTTAAGGACATAAGCACTCGTGTTGTTGCAAATGCGAGGAATGTCTTGACAGCAAGACGAAGTGGGATTTTCGTTCCATCTTGTGGGCTACCTAGAGAGCCTGTCAAGATGAATGCTGAGTTTGCACGAAGAGATGCACACAAACGCCCAGATGATGTCAGAAAGTACATAACAGACCGGCTCAAAGAGGTTAGCGGGAAATGTGCTTCTGAGCTGTTCATACGCGATGCAGAGGACCTCCTGCAATTGACAG ATGTTTGTCGACGATTAAAGCACGACAGGCTGGCCAAAGAGGTTTTTATTCTGGGCGAAAAGGTCATGTTAGTCGTCCTTGGTCTTCAGATGTCCCGTGGTCTGCTCAGCCTTGATGATATACCACCACAGGTAACAACAGCTAGACAACATGTCATGATGAATGTGCGATTGCTTAAAGAAATCAACCATGCACTTTTCATTGATGTGGCCATCCGATGGAAGTCAATGCTGTCTGAATTGCGCGCCGCTCTCATAAGGCACGGACTGGGCCGGAATTACCTaaatacatattcaaatatcctaAACCTGCAAGCGACTGGCGACCTTCAAAAGCCGTATGACCCACATGTAGTCGATGGAATGAAGAATAGCCATGAAGCCAACGAGATGGAATTCCTCAGGAAGCATGCATTTTGGTGCTTTAAGGCTGTTGTTGAAGCGCCATCTGCTGCTCTGATCCGAGCTGCATTAGAACCAGATGAAATGGTGTTGGATTATGTCCTACTTGGGGAGTATGAATCATCTCATGTTGAGGCCGAGGAAGTTCTGGCAATGTATCTGGTTGTGTTAGGTTACGGTCAAGATCCACAGAGTTTTCATCTTGACAGCAAAAAGTGTGCTGCAGCCGTTTCAAGATGGAAAGTGGCGTTGAATAAATCAGCCGCAGCGATGAATGTATTTGATTCCAAACAAGAGGCTGAGTTGACAGATGCAAGTATAGGTGTGACTGCAACAATTCTTCCCAACTCCGTGGTTCAGAAGCTAAAATGTGAACAGGTGAAACATGTTTACATTGCACCTGATTTCATGCTAACCAGTATTCCACTCGAACTGCTTAAAGATGAAGAGAGTGAATTTGTCTTCAATACTTGCTCAGTTTCTTACATTACCTCAAGTAGGGAACTTCTGCGGGAGTACATGCTTAACTTGGTGAAGCGTTGGACAAATGAGTTGACTGTGGCAAGCCTCGTCAACCCAACCGAAAGTCATGAAAAGCCCCATGAACCTAATGACTCGAACGAAGTAGACAAAAATCGCCTGGAAAGTGGAAAAAAATCTCAAGATAAAGACAATGACAGTCAGAAAGAACTTGTTTCAAATATTTCGAATATCAACAAAGTAGAAAGACTTGCCTGTGATACTCCTGGAAAGCCTCAAGAGAAATTTACCATTAGCGGAAAAGAAGATGAATGGGATAGCGAAAAAGATCGCAAAGTTTCCCTTGCGAACCTCATTGCGATCGGAACAGATGAAAGTCCAACTGAAGCTACAAAATTAGCTATACAGTATTTTAACATGCAGGCGAATCCGCAGAAGAGACAAAGACCTTTAGTAAAGTGTAGCTCCACTGAATCAGATAACACTGACTGTGTCATCGTTTGCGACCCAAACTTCGATCTGGCGGATATCACATTCAATGACCAGAGCTTTATTCAGAAGTTAATGAACCTTTGGAAGCCATCAAGTAGTGGGCGGACCGTACATCATCTAAGGCACAGCAGAGATGAAGGTAACAACATAGAAGAAATTCTAGCATTGATGAGACCAGAGCTCAATGTTCAACTAATTTCTGGTGATGATGCAACGGTCTCCGCTATCCTAAGGCTGAAGTCTCCCCTTGTCGTTCATATCAGCAGTCACGGTGTCAGCGAGGCCAAGTTCAGTATGTGTCGAGGGAATTTCTGGGATGACACAAAATCGGCTGTTGTTCTGGCAGGCTACAACACGTATGCATCCAGACGATACGATGAAATCAATCTTCTCGCTGGTTCAGGAATGTTGTCTGCCTTGGCCATGTCCGGACTAGATCTGTCCGAGACACGACTTGTTGTGTTGTCCATGTGTTTGTCGGGTATCGGTGCTGCAACCTTCCAAGAATCCGTCTGCAGTTTGGCCGATGCTGCGCGCGCTGCCGGGGCCCAAACCGTTGTAGCTACTTTCTGGATGGTACCAGATCTTGACACAGCTGAATTTATGAAGCACTTCTACAATCATTTGTGCCAAACGGGTGTGCGTCCTTCCCAAGCGCTGAAAGAAGCAAGAGAGGAGATGATGCAGGACCAGCGTTTCGCTCACTGGTTTAGTTGGGCACCGTTTGCATGCTATGGGTATGATCGACCACTTTTCCCGAAACAAGAGTAA